A single Chanos chanos chromosome 8, fChaCha1.1, whole genome shotgun sequence DNA region contains:
- the lratd2b gene encoding protein LRATD2 has translation MGNQVEKLTHLSYNEVPTADPNGFDPEDDGPRIGVSYIFSADDDEQEEQIDGPEGDSNEEEKQQYDTHDELECAVYYRDECVYERSAKFIEMGTYSAENLLNNCKPGDIVEFVAVGQYPQWAVFVGDFQVVHLHRAEIKNSFLTDACQGKRGRIVNDLFKYHSLSPDIVVQNAMEQVGAKDQDLCWRNSECFAAWCKYGKREFKIGGEIRIGKQPYRMKIKLSEKKSHVLEFQSLEDLIMEKRRNDQIGKNAVIQELANHLNCVDEIKDEKNCN, from the coding sequence ATGGGGAATCAGGTGGAGAAACTGACTCATTTAAGTTACAACGAGGTCCCTACGGCGGACCCTAATGGGTTTGACCCAGAGGATGATGGTCCACGGATCGGGGTATCCTATATATTTTCAGCTGATGATGACGAGCAAGAGGAGCAAATTGATGGGCCAGAGGGAGATTCGAACGAGGAAGAGAAACAACAGTATGACACGCATGACGAATTAGAATGTGCAGTGTATTACCGAGATGAATGTGTGTACGAGAGAAGTGCAAAGTTCATTGAAATGGGAACATATTCGGCCGAGAATTTGTTGAATAATTGTAAGCCAGGCGACATAGTGGAGTTTGTTGCAGTTGGCCAGTACCCACAATGGGCCGTTTTTGTTGGAGATTTCCAAGTGGTTCATTTGCACAGGGCTGAAATCAAAAACAGCTTTCTAACTGACGCATGTCAAGGCAAAAGAGGCAGAATTGTAAACGATCTGTTTAAATATCATTCGCTTAGCCCCGATATTGTGGTGCAGAATGCAATGGAGCAAGTCGGAGCAAAAGACCAAGACCTTTGTTGGAGAAACTCTGAATGTTTTGCTGCGTGGTGTAAGTATGGCAAGCGTGAATTCAAAATTGGTGGCGAGATCCGGATCGGAAAACAGCCATACAGGATGAAAATTAAACTCTCCGAAAAGAAAAGCCACGTGTTGGAATTTCAGAGTTTAGAGGATTTAATCatggaaaagaggagaaacgACCAAATTGGGAAAAACGCTGTCATTCAAGAGCTGGCGAATCACCTGAATTGCGTTGATGAAATCAAAGATGAAAAGAACTGTAATTGA